In Acidimicrobiales bacterium, the following proteins share a genomic window:
- a CDS encoding steroid 3-ketoacyl-CoA thiolase yields the protein MPSDTEIVIVDAVRSPVGRRGGGLSTMHPADLLGGVLTELIDRSGIDPAAVGQVVGGCVSQVGEQSFNVARTAWLTAGLPLGVAATTVDTQCGSSQQATNLAASLVGAGAVDVAIACGVEVMSRVPIGSNTKNGPGRAIPGSYFEHYEFTSQFEGAERIAEKWGISRDDADAFGLRSQQRAAAAWEQGHFEREVVAIEAPDLDDDGKPTGTSHTVSRDEGLRETSIDKLATLKPVAREDGVHTAGSSSQISDGAAAVLLMSRGRAEALGLRPRARVVDQCLVGVDPVLMLTGPIDATQRVLDRTGVGIDDIDTFEINEAFASVVLAWAKETGVDMDRVNPNGGAIALGHPLGGTGAVLTTKALHELERIEGRYGLVSMCCGGGLGTGTLLERL from the coding sequence ATGCCGTCCGACACCGAGATCGTCATCGTCGACGCCGTCCGCAGCCCCGTTGGGCGACGCGGCGGCGGCCTGTCCACCATGCACCCCGCCGACCTGCTCGGTGGCGTGCTCACCGAGCTGATCGACCGCTCCGGCATCGACCCGGCTGCCGTCGGCCAGGTCGTGGGGGGCTGCGTCAGCCAGGTGGGTGAGCAGTCCTTCAACGTCGCCCGCACCGCCTGGCTCACCGCCGGTCTCCCCCTGGGCGTGGCCGCCACGACGGTCGACACGCAGTGTGGGTCGTCCCAGCAGGCAACCAACCTCGCCGCCTCCCTCGTGGGCGCGGGCGCGGTCGACGTCGCGATCGCCTGCGGTGTCGAGGTCATGAGCCGGGTGCCGATCGGCTCCAACACGAAGAACGGCCCCGGCCGGGCCATCCCCGGCTCCTACTTCGAGCACTACGAGTTCACCTCGCAGTTCGAGGGAGCCGAGCGCATCGCCGAGAAGTGGGGCATCTCCCGCGACGACGCCGACGCCTTCGGCCTCCGCTCGCAGCAACGCGCCGCCGCCGCATGGGAGCAGGGCCACTTCGAGCGGGAGGTCGTGGCCATCGAGGCCCCCGACCTCGACGACGACGGCAAACCCACAGGCACCAGCCACACCGTCAGCCGCGACGAGGGGCTCCGCGAGACCTCGATCGACAAGCTGGCCACGCTCAAGCCCGTCGCCCGCGAGGACGGCGTCCACACTGCCGGTTCCTCCTCCCAGATCTCCGACGGTGCCGCCGCCGTGCTGCTCATGAGCCGTGGCCGCGCCGAGGCACTGGGCCTGCGACCCCGTGCCCGGGTCGTCGACCAGTGCCTGGTCGGCGTCGACCCGGTCCTGATGCTCACGGGGCCCATCGACGCCACGCAGCGCGTCCTCGACCGCACCGGCGTGGGCATCGACGACATCGACACCTTCGAGATCAACGAGGCGTTCGCCTCGGTCGTCCTGGCCTGGGCCAAGGAGACCGGGGTCGACATGGACCGGGTGAACCCCAACGGCGGGGCCATCGCCCTCGGTCACCCGCTCGGCGGCACCGGCGCGGTGCTGACCACCAAGGCCCTCCACGAGCTGGAGCGCATCGAAGGGCGCTACGGCCTGGTCTCGATGTGCTGCGGCGGCGGCCTCGGCACCGGGACCCTGCTCGAGCGGCTCTGA
- a CDS encoding polysaccharide deacetylase family protein: MTTLAERLGHHADARLLIVSCDDLGSSHAANVGCYEALRDGIATSAGLMVPCPWAREAAAHYRGEDVGVHLTLNAEWDHYRWGPLTMSPSLLDGDGGLPRTREEVWDHADLDEVRRELRTQVERAILWGFDVSHLDSHMGTMQLRPEFFDLYLELAVEFALPIRLPGTPSERVVGFPFRRVATEEGVVFPDHFVHVVGTGSRRALERTLFDLAPGVTELRAHPAVDAPELRAISADWADRVDDHAALTTDREVQAMVERSGVVLIGFRELRELQRSGV, from the coding sequence GTGACGACCCTCGCCGAGCGCCTCGGACACCACGCCGACGCCCGCCTGCTGATCGTCAGCTGCGACGACCTCGGCTCGAGCCACGCCGCCAACGTCGGCTGCTACGAGGCCCTCCGCGACGGCATCGCCACCAGCGCCGGCCTCATGGTGCCCTGCCCCTGGGCACGGGAGGCCGCCGCCCACTACCGGGGTGAGGATGTCGGCGTGCACCTGACCCTCAACGCCGAGTGGGACCACTACCGCTGGGGCCCCCTCACCATGTCGCCCTCGCTCCTCGACGGTGACGGCGGCCTGCCCCGCACCCGTGAGGAGGTCTGGGACCACGCCGACCTCGACGAGGTCCGCCGCGAGCTGCGCACCCAGGTCGAGCGGGCGATCCTGTGGGGCTTCGACGTGAGCCACCTCGACTCGCACATGGGCACCATGCAGCTTCGGCCCGAGTTCTTCGACCTCTACCTCGAGCTGGCGGTCGAGTTCGCCCTGCCCATCCGGTTGCCGGGCACGCCCTCGGAGCGGGTGGTGGGCTTCCCGTTCCGTCGGGTGGCGACCGAGGAGGGCGTGGTGTTCCCGGACCACTTCGTGCACGTGGTGGGCACCGGAAGCCGCCGAGCGCTCGAGCGGACGCTCTTCGACCTGGCTCCCGGTGTCACCGAGCTCCGGGCACACCCTGCCGTCGATGCTCCCGAGCTGCGTGCCATCTCGGCCGACTGGGCCGACCGGGTCGACGACCACGCCGCCCTCACCACCGACCGCGAGGTGCAAGCGATGGTGGAGCGCAGCGGCGTGGTCCTGATCGGCTTCCGCGAGCTGCGGGAGCTCCAGCGCTCCGGGGTCTGA
- a CDS encoding thermonuclease family protein, producing MTRQRLLPITVLVAALLLACGADEAVHDPPGRAEVVRVVDGDTIVVRIAGQRSDERVRLIGIDTPETVDPRSPVECFGEEASARAKELLPPGTAVRLERDVEARDRYERLLAYVYRAADDLFVNLAMVEEGFAAVLTYPPNVAHTEAFVTAAAEARAAGRGLWGACPDP from the coding sequence GTGACGAGGCAACGCCTGCTTCCCATCACCGTCCTGGTGGCCGCCCTCCTCCTCGCGTGCGGTGCCGACGAGGCCGTCCACGACCCCCCGGGCCGGGCCGAGGTGGTGCGGGTGGTCGACGGCGACACGATCGTGGTGCGCATCGCCGGCCAGCGGAGCGACGAGCGGGTCCGGCTCATCGGCATCGACACGCCCGAGACCGTCGACCCCCGCTCCCCCGTCGAGTGCTTCGGCGAGGAGGCGAGCGCCCGGGCCAAGGAGCTGCTGCCCCCCGGCACCGCCGTCCGCCTCGAGCGCGACGTGGAGGCCCGCGACCGGTACGAGCGACTGCTCGCCTACGTCTACCGCGCCGCCGACGACCTCTTCGTCAACCTCGCCATGGTCGAGGAAGGGTTCGCGGCCGTGCTCACCTACCCGCCGAACGTCGCCCACACCGAGGCCTTCGTGACCGCAGCCGCCGAAGCCCGGGCCGCCGGGCGGGGCCTCTGGGGCGCCTGCCCCGATCCCTGA
- the mca gene encoding mycothiol conjugate amidase Mca — protein MDADDQLCLMTVHAHPDDEASKGAGSVARAHAEGIRTVLVCCTGGEAGSILNPAMDTPEVRERLAEVRMEELAASMEVIGYDELTFLGYRDSGMPDSPENEDPRCFARAPEDEAVERLVAAIRRHRPQVLVTYGDDQKGYPHPDHLRVHDISVLAFEAAGDPTAFPDAGEPWQPMKLYYTVWSRSRMLAMHAKFLELGLESPFTEERLARMGQDDRITTRVDVSDHFEVRANALLAHRTQIDPNSPFWFGIPPEEQRVVHPYDDYVLARSLVDTGTPEDDLFAGLRQRVG, from the coding sequence ATGGATGCCGACGACCAGCTCTGCCTGATGACGGTGCACGCCCATCCCGACGACGAAGCGTCGAAGGGCGCCGGGTCCGTCGCTCGGGCCCACGCCGAAGGGATCCGGACCGTGCTCGTGTGCTGCACCGGGGGCGAGGCGGGCAGCATCCTCAACCCGGCGATGGACACCCCCGAGGTGCGCGAGCGCCTGGCTGAGGTGCGCATGGAGGAGCTCGCGGCGTCGATGGAGGTCATCGGCTACGACGAGCTCACGTTCCTCGGCTACCGGGACTCGGGCATGCCTGACTCGCCGGAGAACGAGGACCCGCGCTGCTTCGCCCGGGCGCCCGAGGACGAAGCCGTGGAGCGGCTGGTGGCGGCCATCCGCCGGCACCGCCCGCAGGTGCTCGTCACCTACGGGGACGACCAGAAGGGCTACCCGCACCCCGACCACCTCCGGGTGCACGACATCTCGGTGCTGGCCTTCGAGGCCGCCGGTGACCCGACGGCCTTCCCCGACGCCGGCGAGCCCTGGCAGCCGATGAAGCTGTACTACACGGTCTGGTCGCGGTCCCGGATGCTGGCGATGCACGCGAAGTTCCTCGAGCTCGGTCTCGAATCGCCGTTCACGGAAGAGCGCCTCGCCCGCATGGGCCAAGACGACCGGATCACCACCCGAGTCGACGTGAGCGACCACTTCGAGGTTCGGGCCAATGCCCTCCTGGCCCATCGGACCCAGATCGACCCCAACTCGCCGTTCTGGTTCGGCATCCCGCCCGAGGAGCAACGCGTCGTGCACCCCTACGACGACTACGTGCTGGCCCGCTCGCTGGTCGACACCGGGACGCCCGAGGACGACCTCTTCGCCGGGCTCCGACAGCGCGTCGGCTGA
- a CDS encoding SCP2 sterol-binding domain-containing protein, producing the protein MPKYLTQEYMDRAKELAQAFPETPGASVRMQQVITGAPADVANDGEEVKYYTVIENGKTLEQSLGEDPDAEVTLTNSYEDALKIAKGELDANAAFMQGRVKVTGNMAKIMSLMPLTSKPEYKEIQEKLKEETTF; encoded by the coding sequence ATGCCGAAGTACCTCACCCAGGAGTACATGGACCGCGCCAAGGAGCTTGCCCAGGCCTTCCCCGAGACGCCCGGCGCCTCGGTGCGCATGCAACAGGTCATCACCGGCGCCCCGGCCGACGTGGCCAACGACGGCGAGGAGGTCAAGTACTACACCGTCATCGAGAACGGCAAGACCCTCGAGCAGTCGCTCGGGGAGGACCCCGACGCCGAGGTCACCCTCACCAACTCCTACGAGGACGCCCTCAAGATCGCCAAGGGCGAGCTTGACGCCAACGCCGCCTTCATGCAGGGCCGGGTCAAGGTCACCGGCAACATGGCCAAGATCATGAGCCTCATGCCTCTGACCTCCAAGCCCGAGTACAAGGAGATCCAGGAGAAGCTGAAGGAGGAGACGACCTTCTAG
- a CDS encoding sensor domain-containing diguanylate cyclase, whose protein sequence is MRTTDQSELVPLTERLTGIQAVRTVSAAAVVLTVLTMGERLGDPWIGLVPLVVGHLAATWVLELVRRRSGRRALATVSWLLLADGIVLAVAVTTTGGPTSPLVGLVYLHLVAVTLLTSYRTALRVAAWHALLLVGAHVAPSAPAEGDAVPIAVLVAVSYLVLAGATAALAAVNEGALRRGRQDLAALVELSTELEASLAPDDLATTAVGHLRHRLGRPAAAVIVRDHRRWSGVVDGGRGPVGLESEAAVDAVVIRAASERAPVLVRELSPDDDPFLHRLLPGALNVVVAPLIADGQHLGSAVVVCGPSARTGLSQASLASLSQTASMVALTLRNSRLVAELEALAGRDPLTGLANRRAFDDALEAEVARARRAGTPLSLVMMDLDRFKEVNDVHGHQVGDEVLRQLGVALATAARTGDVVARYGGEEFVILCPGCDSDQSLAVADRLRRAAEQVTALPVTASAGVATMPPHATDGSALVAAADLALYQAKDAGRDRAVRLAVGSLTVTPAVHNG, encoded by the coding sequence GTGAGGACGACCGACCAGAGCGAGCTCGTGCCCCTGACCGAGCGGCTCACGGGGATCCAGGCCGTCCGGACGGTGTCCGCTGCGGCGGTGGTCCTCACCGTCCTGACGATGGGCGAGCGGCTCGGCGACCCCTGGATCGGCCTCGTCCCGCTCGTCGTCGGCCACCTCGCCGCGACCTGGGTCCTCGAGCTGGTGAGACGGCGCAGCGGCCGGCGCGCCCTGGCGACGGTGTCGTGGCTCCTCCTCGCCGACGGCATCGTGCTGGCGGTGGCGGTGACCACCACCGGCGGTCCCACCAGCCCCCTGGTGGGGCTCGTCTACCTGCACCTGGTCGCCGTCACCCTCCTGACCTCCTACCGGACCGCGCTGCGCGTGGCGGCGTGGCACGCCCTGCTGCTCGTCGGCGCCCACGTGGCCCCGTCCGCACCGGCCGAGGGCGACGCGGTGCCCATCGCGGTGCTGGTGGCGGTCTCGTACCTGGTCCTGGCCGGTGCGACCGCAGCGCTCGCCGCCGTCAACGAGGGCGCGCTGCGGCGCGGCCGGCAGGACCTCGCCGCCCTGGTGGAGCTGAGCACCGAGCTCGAGGCATCCCTGGCGCCCGACGACCTCGCCACGACCGCGGTCGGCCACCTGCGCCACCGGCTCGGCCGGCCGGCGGCTGCGGTGATCGTGCGCGACCACCGGCGCTGGTCGGGGGTGGTCGACGGCGGGCGGGGCCCGGTCGGGCTCGAGAGCGAGGCCGCCGTCGACGCCGTGGTCATCCGCGCCGCGAGCGAACGTGCCCCGGTCCTCGTGCGCGAGCTGTCGCCCGACGACGATCCCTTCCTCCACCGCCTTCTGCCCGGCGCCCTCAACGTCGTGGTCGCACCGCTGATCGCCGACGGCCAGCACCTCGGCTCCGCCGTGGTCGTCTGCGGGCCCTCGGCCCGGACCGGTCTCAGCCAGGCGTCGCTGGCGAGCCTGTCGCAGACAGCGTCCATGGTCGCCCTCACGCTGCGCAACTCGCGCCTCGTCGCCGAGCTCGAGGCCCTCGCCGGGCGCGACCCGCTGACCGGCCTGGCCAACCGCCGGGCGTTCGACGACGCCCTCGAAGCCGAGGTGGCCAGGGCGAGGCGCGCCGGGACGCCCCTGAGCCTGGTGATGATGGACCTCGACCGGTTCAAGGAGGTCAACGACGTCCACGGCCACCAGGTCGGCGACGAGGTCCTCCGACAGCTGGGGGTGGCGCTGGCGACGGCGGCCCGGACAGGCGACGTGGTGGCACGCTACGGCGGCGAGGAGTTCGTGATCCTCTGCCCGGGGTGCGACTCGGATCAGTCCCTCGCCGTGGCCGACCGGTTGCGGCGGGCCGCCGAGCAGGTGACGGCGCTCCCGGTGACCGCCAGCGCGGGGGTCGCCACCATGCCCCCTCACGCCACCGACGGCTCGGCGCTGGTGGCCGCCGCCGACCTCGCGCTCTACCAGGCCAAGGACGCCGGACGAGACCGGGCGGTCCGCCTGGCGGTCGGGAGTCTCACTGTCACACCCGCTGTTCACAATGGGTGA